In a single window of the Micrococcaceae bacterium Sec5.7 genome:
- a CDS encoding type II toxin-antitoxin system PemK/MazF family toxin, producing MIHPGPPPSASSDLPFLRGEVYLIEPSGIEENKYYLVVSNNARNSHLGTALMVRITTSVKPEIASIIILPHGECVSGRVLCDDIEEVWSDQVVRRIGALSISTMAAVNEALKSALGLS from the coding sequence ATGATTCACCCCGGACCTCCGCCGTCGGCATCCTCCGATCTGCCCTTTCTCCGCGGCGAGGTCTACCTGATCGAACCGTCAGGAATTGAAGAAAATAAGTACTACTTGGTTGTCTCCAACAACGCCAGAAACAGTCATCTAGGGACGGCCCTCATGGTCCGGATTACGACGTCTGTCAAGCCTGAGATTGCTTCCATCATCATCCTTCCCCATGGGGAGTGCGTTAGCGGTCGAGTATTGTGTGATGACATTGAGGAAGTATGGAGTGACCAGGTAGTCAGGCGGATCGGCGCCCTTTCTATCTCCACCATGGCCGCGGTGAACGAGGCACTGAAGTCCGCGCTGGGACTGTCTTAG
- a CDS encoding helix-turn-helix domain-containing protein — protein sequence MSNDVNAGDGTVKQVAEFLGIHPEAVRIMARSGQFPHAYMPGQGARIKIPWTDVEGYCETHPTGEGDATVNQVAAFLNHHPESIRIMARSGAFPNAYKAGMGRKNSPLRIPWADVDRYRQLQPRVNR from the coding sequence ATGAGTAACGACGTAAATGCCGGTGACGGCACAGTGAAGCAGGTAGCAGAGTTCCTAGGGATCCATCCGGAGGCGGTCCGCATCATGGCCCGCTCCGGCCAGTTTCCACACGCGTACATGCCCGGCCAGGGAGCCCGCATCAAAATCCCGTGGACTGATGTTGAGGGCTATTGCGAAACACACCCAACGGGGGAGGGCGACGCGACCGTCAACCAGGTTGCCGCCTTCCTGAACCACCACCCCGAATCTATCCGCATCATGGCCCGCTCTGGAGCGTTCCCCAACGCTTACAAGGCCGGGATGGGCCGGAAGAACTCACCCCTCCGCATCCCGTGGGCGGACGTGGACCGGTATCGCCAACTGCAGCCTCGGGTGAACCGGTGA
- a CDS encoding YajQ family cyclic di-GMP-binding protein, producing the protein MAGESTFDVVSKVDKQEVANALNQAQKELVQRYDFKGVGAEVDFSDEKILMKANSEERVLAVLDVLQSKLIRRGISLKSLDTGEPYASGKEFRLETSIKEGIAQDLAKKINKLIRDEGPKSVKSQIQGDELRVTSKSRDDLQDTMALLKNFDEADLQFVNFRS; encoded by the coding sequence ATGGCAGGCGAATCCACATTCGACGTCGTAAGCAAAGTAGACAAGCAGGAGGTGGCCAACGCGCTGAACCAGGCGCAGAAGGAACTCGTCCAGCGCTACGACTTCAAGGGCGTCGGCGCCGAGGTCGATTTCAGCGACGAAAAGATCCTGATGAAGGCAAATTCCGAAGAGCGTGTGCTGGCCGTGCTGGACGTACTCCAGTCCAAGCTCATCCGCCGGGGCATCTCGCTGAAGTCCCTGGACACCGGCGAACCCTATGCATCTGGTAAGGAATTCCGGCTGGAGACCTCCATCAAGGAGGGCATCGCCCAGGACCTCGCCAAGAAGATCAACAAGCTGATCCGCGACGAGGGCCCCAAGTCCGTCAAGTCCCAGATCCAGGGCGACGAACTCCGCGTGACCTCCAAATCCCGCGATGACCTCCAGGACACCATGGCGCTCCTGAAGAACTTCGACGAAGCCGACCTGCAGTTCGTGAACTTCCGCAGCTAG
- a CDS encoding terminase family protein gives MLGRPLWPHQLEVARSKARYRVICAGRQVGKSTTLSTVALFEAATRRNITVLLVSAGEVASRRLLEECQVLAHGSPLLGGSVLDDSKSLLTLSNGSRVISVPASSRQIRGWPVDVLILDEAGFIDTEIWRAAEPAIIARPGSRVILVSTPWGGVDHFFRAMWQRGMDAPDEQVESWHWPSTVSPLVDSVLLEQIRLRESAEYFRREFLAEWTDEAGAYFSEAEIMNAVADYEMCPPEDLESWLDRPYAAVAGLDWGFAQDASAMALVSVLEDYGTNTGMLGDGLALFIPWLEVRHGWPYSRFIDRVVETAGRYYLPAVASEVNGPGEPVTQNLRERAAAAGRDCNVFKVWTDNRRKMSGFSKIKVLLQRNALVLPREPELLKQLRSLEFEQLQTGSLRISVPERAGHDDAVMALMQAVSSADMRGALRSYAPYGVADGVPADVEMTTTKSGLQVPVKARPVKFHRLAFTAPTGSERGSTW, from the coding sequence GTGTTGGGGCGCCCGCTGTGGCCGCACCAGTTGGAGGTGGCAAGGTCTAAGGCCCGCTACCGTGTGATTTGTGCTGGTCGTCAGGTGGGCAAGTCCACGACTCTTTCGACGGTGGCTTTGTTCGAGGCGGCGACCCGCCGCAACATCACGGTGTTGCTGGTGTCAGCGGGCGAGGTTGCTTCCCGGCGTTTGTTGGAGGAGTGCCAGGTCCTCGCTCACGGTTCGCCGTTGTTGGGCGGTTCGGTTCTGGATGATTCGAAGTCCTTGCTGACTCTGTCGAACGGGTCCCGCGTGATCAGCGTGCCGGCGTCTTCGCGGCAGATCCGTGGCTGGCCGGTGGATGTGTTGATCCTGGATGAGGCCGGGTTCATTGACACGGAGATCTGGCGTGCTGCTGAGCCGGCGATCATTGCCCGGCCGGGGTCGCGTGTGATTCTGGTTTCCACGCCGTGGGGCGGGGTGGATCATTTCTTCCGGGCCATGTGGCAGCGGGGGATGGATGCTCCTGATGAGCAGGTGGAGTCGTGGCATTGGCCTTCCACAGTGTCCCCGTTGGTGGACTCGGTTCTGTTGGAGCAGATCCGGCTGCGTGAGTCGGCGGAGTATTTCCGGCGGGAGTTCCTGGCTGAGTGGACTGATGAGGCCGGGGCGTATTTCTCTGAGGCGGAAATCATGAATGCTGTCGCGGATTACGAGATGTGCCCGCCTGAGGATCTGGAGTCGTGGCTGGACCGGCCTTATGCGGCCGTTGCAGGTCTTGACTGGGGTTTCGCGCAGGATGCTTCGGCTATGGCCTTGGTGTCGGTCCTGGAGGATTACGGGACGAACACGGGCATGCTGGGGGATGGTCTGGCGTTGTTCATTCCGTGGCTTGAGGTCCGGCATGGGTGGCCGTACAGCCGATTCATTGACCGGGTCGTGGAGACTGCGGGCCGGTACTACTTGCCGGCGGTCGCGTCTGAGGTGAATGGGCCCGGTGAGCCGGTGACGCAGAACCTGCGGGAACGCGCCGCGGCGGCCGGGCGCGATTGCAACGTGTTCAAGGTGTGGACGGACAACCGGCGGAAGATGTCGGGCTTTTCGAAGATCAAGGTCTTGCTGCAGCGCAATGCATTGGTGCTCCCGCGGGAGCCTGAGCTGTTGAAGCAGTTGCGGAGCCTGGAGTTTGAGCAGCTGCAGACGGGTAGCCTGCGTATTTCCGTTCCGGAGCGGGCTGGCCATGATGACGCGGTGATGGCGTTGATGCAGGCGGTTTCGAGCGCTGATATGCGCGGGGCCTTGCGGTCGTATGCACCGTACGGGGTTGCTGACGGTGTCCCTGCTGACGTGGAAATGACGACCACGAAATCCGGGCTGCAGGTGCCGGTCAAGGCTCGTCCGGTGAAGTTCCACCGACTGGCTTTCACTGCTCCTACGGGCTCGGAGCGGGGGAGCACGTGGTAA
- a CDS encoding tyrosine-type recombinase/integrase produces MAKVTRRCGCRDERGKQYGASCPKLKNYRHGTWGFRLSAGFDPVSGKRRYLTDYSYTSSGDAEEGMREAEKHLRGQVYDFKKTTAAAYITEWLDAQERHAQLKPSTLRMYKRYVHNDVVPAFGSKILLKDLRRAHVAGLIKALQDSGRGAVTIKRIHATLSSALTDAVQDGLLAENVAAGARLPKIEKKRIKVWEPSDAGLFLDGASEHRLGALFEVAVLTAMRRGELCGLRWQDVDLPGRRLIVRVQLVQVGKNVIEGTIKTDAGQDRVVALSDRAVAALIAWQFQQEQERQEWGDAYTEGGRVFSYEDGRQLRPGYVSKLFELTVKKLGLPMMRLHDLRHLHASLMLASGQDLTIVSKSMGHSNSQITRDLYAHMVGDAARTAVEGAASLLPARRTVLTSVITDP; encoded by the coding sequence GTGGCCAAGGTAACCAGGCGCTGCGGATGCCGCGATGAGAGAGGCAAACAATACGGGGCGAGCTGCCCCAAGCTCAAGAACTACCGGCATGGCACGTGGGGATTCCGGCTGTCGGCCGGCTTTGACCCTGTGAGCGGCAAGCGCCGCTACCTGACGGACTACAGCTACACCTCATCCGGGGATGCTGAGGAAGGTATGCGGGAGGCGGAGAAGCATCTCCGGGGGCAGGTGTACGACTTCAAGAAGACGACGGCGGCCGCCTACATCACCGAATGGCTCGACGCACAGGAACGCCACGCCCAGCTGAAACCGTCGACGCTGCGCATGTACAAGCGCTACGTCCACAACGACGTCGTGCCGGCCTTCGGCTCCAAGATCCTCCTGAAGGACCTGCGGCGGGCCCACGTGGCCGGACTCATCAAGGCCCTGCAGGACTCCGGGCGCGGGGCCGTCACGATCAAGCGGATCCACGCCACGCTCTCGAGCGCCCTGACCGATGCTGTGCAAGACGGGCTCCTGGCGGAGAACGTGGCCGCGGGCGCACGGCTGCCCAAGATCGAGAAGAAGAGGATTAAGGTCTGGGAGCCCTCCGACGCGGGCCTGTTCCTTGACGGGGCCTCAGAGCACCGCCTGGGGGCACTGTTCGAGGTCGCCGTCCTCACCGCCATGCGCCGCGGTGAACTGTGCGGGCTCCGCTGGCAGGACGTGGACCTCCCCGGGCGCCGGCTGATTGTCCGCGTCCAGCTGGTGCAGGTCGGCAAGAACGTCATTGAGGGCACCATCAAGACCGACGCGGGCCAGGACCGCGTTGTGGCCCTCTCAGACCGTGCCGTGGCCGCGCTGATCGCTTGGCAGTTCCAGCAGGAGCAGGAACGCCAGGAATGGGGCGACGCGTACACCGAGGGTGGCAGGGTGTTCTCGTACGAGGATGGCCGGCAGCTGCGCCCGGGGTACGTGTCCAAGCTGTTCGAACTGACCGTGAAGAAGCTCGGCCTGCCCATGATGCGGCTGCACGACCTGCGCCACCTTCACGCGTCCCTCATGCTCGCCAGCGGCCAGGACCTAACCATCGTGTCCAAGTCCATGGGGCACTCCAACAGCCAGATCACCCGCGACCTGTACGCGCACATGGTGGGCGATGCAGCCCGCACAGCAGTCGAAGGGGCCGCCTCATTGCTGCCTGCGCGCAGGACTGTGCTCACAAGTGTGATCACCGACCCGTAA
- a CDS encoding helix-turn-helix domain-containing protein → MATGIEPQTFTVDEAAKILGIGRRQAYEAVRTGTIPSLSIGRRILIPSKRLLAMLEGHPQDAA, encoded by the coding sequence ATGGCGACAGGAATTGAACCTCAGACCTTCACGGTGGATGAGGCGGCGAAGATCCTCGGAATCGGCCGTCGGCAGGCATACGAGGCCGTGCGGACCGGCACAATCCCAAGCCTGTCGATCGGGCGCCGAATCCTCATCCCGAGCAAGCGCCTACTGGCAATGCTCGAAGGCCACCCCCAAGATGCGGCCTAA
- a CDS encoding ABC transporter permease subunit, producing MNKSLPLFRRAFVDSWRSTLGWAAGLAAATFLYLPLYPSIGGSSQMQDMINALPSEMTKALNYDQIATGPGYTQGTLFGLIGFLLMTNASVAWGATAVGGDEESGQLELTLAHAVTRVQVVLERAMALALRVVLLSALVFVLVRLLNDSAQLRIKPENLFGAVVLFAGLALLTGTAALFAGALSGRRTCGLAAGAAVGVLGYVFNAVGRQSPDVEWLLNLSPYHWAYGNSPVSNGADWAAAGWLWGISAGLVVLSAVALHRRDVGA from the coding sequence ATGAACAAGTCGCTCCCCCTCTTCCGGAGGGCGTTCGTTGATTCCTGGCGGTCCACGCTGGGCTGGGCCGCGGGCCTGGCCGCCGCCACTTTCCTGTACCTGCCGCTGTACCCGTCCATCGGCGGCAGCTCGCAGATGCAGGACATGATCAACGCATTGCCGTCGGAGATGACCAAGGCGCTGAACTATGACCAGATCGCCACCGGCCCCGGCTACACGCAGGGCACACTTTTCGGTCTGATCGGGTTCCTGCTGATGACCAACGCGTCCGTGGCGTGGGGCGCCACGGCAGTGGGCGGCGACGAGGAATCCGGCCAGCTGGAACTCACTCTTGCCCACGCAGTGACACGCGTCCAGGTGGTGCTGGAACGGGCGATGGCGCTGGCGCTGCGGGTGGTGTTGCTTTCCGCCCTGGTGTTCGTTCTGGTGCGTCTGCTCAACGATTCTGCCCAGTTGCGGATCAAGCCGGAAAACCTGTTTGGCGCTGTGGTTTTGTTCGCAGGCCTCGCACTGCTCACCGGAACCGCCGCCCTGTTCGCAGGGGCGTTGTCCGGCCGGCGTACATGTGGTCTGGCAGCCGGCGCCGCGGTGGGTGTGCTGGGGTACGTGTTCAACGCCGTGGGCCGGCAGAGCCCGGACGTCGAGTGGCTCCTGAATCTGAGCCCGTATCACTGGGCCTACGGGAACTCTCCGGTGTCCAACGGCGCAGACTGGGCGGCGGCCGGTTGGCTGTGGGGAATTTCCGCCGGGCTCGTCGTGCTCAGCGCGGTTGCGTTGCACCGGCGCGACGTCGGGGCGTAG
- the htpX gene encoding zinc metalloprotease HtpX, with protein MHKHYNGLKTTALFGVLWAVLLGLGGLIGVSTRSLAPIWIMALIGVGTTAYGYWNSDKIAIRSMQAYPVTEAQAPQLHQIVRELSIRANQPMPRIYVSPTMAPNAFATGRNPKTAAVCCTAGILQLIDARELRGVLGHELMHVYNRDILTSSVAAAVAGVITSVGQMLLFFGGDRRNSNPLAMIAMALLAPFAASLIQLAISRTREYDADEDGSELTGEPLALASALRKIEQGVRLAPLPQEQKLVNTSHLMIANPFRGGVMTRLFATHPPMKERIARLERMAGRPLS; from the coding sequence GTGCACAAGCACTACAACGGACTGAAGACCACGGCTCTTTTTGGCGTGCTGTGGGCGGTTCTCCTGGGCCTGGGAGGCCTGATAGGTGTCAGTACCCGCAGCCTCGCACCCATCTGGATCATGGCTTTGATTGGCGTGGGCACCACGGCGTACGGCTACTGGAACAGCGACAAAATCGCCATCCGCTCCATGCAGGCGTACCCCGTAACGGAGGCGCAGGCGCCGCAGCTGCACCAGATTGTCCGCGAGCTCTCCATCCGCGCCAACCAGCCCATGCCGCGGATCTACGTTTCACCCACCATGGCGCCGAACGCCTTTGCCACCGGCCGGAATCCGAAGACCGCGGCCGTCTGCTGCACCGCAGGAATCCTCCAGCTGATCGACGCCCGCGAACTCCGCGGAGTCCTGGGCCACGAGCTGATGCACGTCTACAACCGCGACATCCTGACGTCCTCTGTTGCCGCCGCCGTGGCAGGTGTGATCACCTCGGTGGGCCAGATGCTGCTGTTCTTCGGCGGCGACCGCCGCAATTCGAACCCCCTCGCCATGATTGCCATGGCGCTTTTGGCACCCTTTGCGGCGTCGCTGATCCAGCTGGCCATCTCCCGCACCAGGGAGTACGACGCAGACGAGGACGGTTCGGAGCTCACCGGAGAACCGCTGGCGCTCGCCTCAGCCCTGCGCAAGATTGAGCAAGGTGTCCGGCTTGCGCCGCTGCCGCAGGAACAGAAGCTGGTCAACACCTCACACCTCATGATCGCCAACCCGTTCCGGGGCGGGGTCATGACCAGGCTGTTCGCCACGCACCCGCCCATGAAGGAACGCATTGCCCGCCTGGAGCGTATGGCGGGCCGGCCGCTCAGCTGA
- a CDS encoding MFS transporter, producing the protein MGKLLADITPLRESPAFRRLWLGSAVSNVGSQLTLVAVSLEVYRLTQDSLYVGLLSIFALVPLVVGGLLGGSIADSHDRRTVALLASSVLWLTTVCLALQAWLQLGNVWLLYVLVAIQSGTQAINQPARSAIIPVLVRKELLPAANALNMIAFGLSTTAGPLLAGVLVAWVGFGWTYTIDVVSFAFAFWALLKLPAMPPGKEAGRAGLRPVVEGFRFLGTRPNLRMTFIIDLVAMIFAQPRALLPAIGALMIGGGETTVGLLLASTAIGAFLAGLFSGPLGRVRRQGSAVVWSVMGWGASIGGFGLVVVLAGRSGADGVTLWLLPAALCCALAGIADSVSAVFRTTILQAAAPDHLRGRLQGVFIVVVAGGPRIGDMLAGGGTKLLSEGWVLLLGGGLCIAVAWLVSRWQSGFLAYDARGPVP; encoded by the coding sequence GTGGGAAAACTTCTGGCTGACATCACTCCGCTGCGGGAGAGCCCGGCATTCCGCCGCCTGTGGCTGGGATCAGCCGTTTCCAATGTGGGAAGCCAGCTCACCCTGGTGGCTGTGAGCCTGGAGGTCTACCGGCTGACCCAGGACAGCCTGTATGTGGGTCTGCTGAGCATTTTTGCGCTGGTTCCGCTGGTGGTGGGCGGGCTGCTGGGCGGATCCATCGCGGATTCGCACGACCGCCGCACGGTGGCGCTGCTGGCGTCCTCCGTGCTGTGGCTGACCACCGTCTGCCTGGCCCTGCAGGCCTGGCTGCAGCTGGGAAACGTCTGGCTGCTGTATGTCCTTGTAGCCATCCAGAGCGGTACACAGGCCATCAACCAGCCGGCCAGAAGCGCCATCATTCCCGTGCTGGTCCGGAAGGAACTGCTCCCAGCGGCCAACGCCCTGAACATGATTGCCTTCGGACTGTCCACTACGGCGGGGCCGTTGCTGGCCGGTGTGCTGGTGGCGTGGGTGGGCTTCGGCTGGACGTACACCATTGACGTCGTCAGTTTCGCTTTTGCATTCTGGGCCCTCCTGAAACTCCCCGCCATGCCGCCCGGGAAGGAAGCCGGCCGCGCGGGCCTGAGGCCGGTCGTTGAGGGCTTCCGCTTCCTGGGCACCCGTCCCAACCTCCGAATGACCTTCATCATTGACCTCGTGGCCATGATCTTCGCCCAGCCAAGAGCCCTCCTGCCGGCCATCGGGGCGCTGATGATCGGCGGCGGCGAGACCACCGTGGGCCTGCTGCTGGCCTCCACCGCAATCGGTGCCTTTCTGGCCGGGCTGTTCTCCGGGCCGTTGGGCCGTGTCCGTCGGCAGGGCAGCGCGGTTGTGTGGTCGGTGATGGGCTGGGGCGCCTCCATTGGCGGGTTCGGGCTGGTGGTGGTCCTGGCCGGGCGGTCCGGCGCGGACGGCGTGACACTGTGGCTGCTGCCGGCGGCCTTGTGCTGTGCGCTCGCCGGCATAGCGGACTCCGTCAGTGCGGTCTTTCGGACCACCATCCTGCAGGCTGCCGCGCCGGACCATCTCCGCGGGAGGCTCCAGGGAGTTTTCATTGTGGTGGTGGCAGGCGGACCGCGCATCGGGGACATGCTCGCAGGTGGCGGCACTAAACTGCTGAGTGAGGGCTGGGTTCTGCTCCTGGGCGGCGGGCTGTGCATCGCGGTGGCATGGCTGGTTTCCCGCTGGCAGTCCGGTTTTTTGGCATACGACGCCCGGGGCCCCGTTCCGTAG
- a CDS encoding helix-turn-helix transcriptional regulator, producing the protein MPHKTQQRTLETEIQMASTIANLRKEKGWTYEELAERMESVGCKIHPSGIQKTEKSGRRITVDEFIGYSRAFEVPIEALIDARMPQPSTKEFWRTLLAAEEFYRLYSYAHRSYREMILDVQKEAAVNAELRDRILERFRGHLAMEEKKAREMAAQDDVDVTTDQKFETYLWDHYATASMFTARDVLKGIGSWPR; encoded by the coding sequence ATGCCTCACAAGACCCAGCAGCGCACCTTGGAAACCGAAATCCAAATGGCGTCTACGATCGCGAACCTACGCAAGGAGAAGGGGTGGACATACGAGGAGCTTGCTGAACGCATGGAGTCCGTGGGGTGCAAGATCCACCCCAGCGGCATTCAAAAGACCGAAAAGTCGGGTCGGCGCATAACCGTCGATGAATTCATTGGTTACTCCCGGGCCTTCGAAGTGCCCATAGAAGCCCTGATAGACGCCCGCATGCCCCAACCTTCGACCAAAGAGTTTTGGCGAACCCTGCTGGCAGCAGAAGAGTTCTATCGCCTGTACTCGTATGCCCACCGGTCGTACCGAGAAATGATTCTTGACGTCCAGAAGGAAGCCGCCGTCAACGCCGAGCTTCGAGACAGGATCCTGGAGCGGTTCAGGGGTCACCTCGCAATGGAAGAAAAGAAGGCCCGGGAGATGGCAGCACAGGACGACGTTGACGTCACGACTGACCAAAAGTTCGAAACCTACCTCTGGGACCACTACGCAACGGCATCGATGTTTACTGCTCGAGACGTATTGAAAGGAATCGGGTCGTGGCCAAGGTAA
- a CDS encoding helix-turn-helix domain-containing protein, with amino-acid sequence MYGRLVRPDGSVVVPGEIADGLLRLLVLGVTTASQRNAGGRPSPAVLEVLHALNMAAVKADEAPVSVNGPSIGEMGIIEVHSKYWKSSAEAAGLLQCTERSVRRACVAGKLPARKVGRQWLISEEDLDTYRFGKAA; translated from the coding sequence ATGTACGGCCGCCTGGTGCGTCCTGATGGCTCTGTTGTGGTGCCAGGGGAGATCGCCGATGGCCTGTTGAGGTTGCTGGTGTTGGGTGTGACGACCGCTTCGCAGAGGAACGCCGGCGGCAGGCCGTCGCCCGCGGTGTTGGAGGTGCTTCATGCACTGAATATGGCGGCGGTGAAAGCCGACGAGGCCCCGGTGTCCGTCAACGGACCCAGTATTGGCGAGATGGGCATTATAGAGGTACATAGCAAATATTGGAAATCCTCTGCTGAGGCGGCTGGACTGTTGCAGTGTACGGAACGTTCTGTGCGCAGGGCCTGCGTGGCGGGAAAGCTTCCGGCCCGCAAGGTTGGCAGGCAATGGCTGATCAGTGAGGAAGACCTGGATACCTACAGATTTGGAAAGGCCGCATGA
- a CDS encoding AAA family ATPase has protein sequence MTQQAETPEDLPTWAPMDLRSDLDGTRQAPQPTYMERDDGVCLGYPGLVHALNGESESMKSMVAQAESARSINEGVDVLYIDCESDSGAVVGRLLMLGAQPTRIRDHFHYVRPQLHPNGTTQERIAFRSLLQGTYGLAIIDGVTEMFAILGVKSMDNDEVTAFGRMVPRKIADFTGAAVFLIDHVTKSEEGRGRFAIGAQAKLSYLTGAAYGLEVIEPGGVGMIGRIALRVGKDRPGQVRPHAGPWRKSDRTQEIAVAVFDSTEPGKIHYRLETPRNGEQNAGADWQPTAVMEQASQALQDAGKPLSYRAISACVRGKQTTIRAAIDELIRLGHITVTPGPRNSTLHQLINPYPGETLTGLKAV, from the coding sequence ATGACCCAACAGGCAGAGACACCGGAAGACCTGCCGACGTGGGCCCCCATGGACCTGAGAAGCGATCTGGACGGCACGCGCCAGGCGCCACAGCCCACCTACATGGAGCGAGACGACGGCGTATGTCTTGGGTACCCGGGCCTGGTGCACGCGCTCAACGGCGAATCCGAGTCAATGAAGTCCATGGTGGCTCAGGCCGAATCAGCCCGCAGCATCAATGAGGGCGTCGACGTGCTCTACATCGACTGTGAATCCGACTCGGGCGCGGTAGTCGGGAGGCTCCTCATGCTCGGCGCGCAGCCGACCCGCATCAGGGACCACTTTCACTACGTGCGCCCGCAGTTGCACCCGAACGGAACCACCCAGGAGCGCATAGCGTTCCGCAGCCTCCTGCAGGGCACCTACGGACTCGCCATCATCGATGGTGTAACGGAAATGTTCGCCATCTTAGGTGTCAAGTCCATGGATAACGACGAAGTGACCGCATTCGGCCGGATGGTGCCCCGCAAGATCGCAGACTTCACCGGGGCGGCCGTGTTCCTCATCGACCACGTCACCAAGTCCGAGGAAGGCCGCGGACGGTTCGCCATCGGCGCTCAGGCCAAACTCTCCTACCTCACCGGGGCCGCCTACGGACTCGAGGTCATCGAGCCCGGCGGCGTCGGCATGATCGGGCGGATCGCCCTACGCGTCGGCAAAGACCGTCCCGGGCAAGTCCGCCCGCACGCAGGGCCCTGGCGCAAATCAGACCGGACCCAAGAAATCGCTGTCGCCGTGTTCGACTCCACCGAACCGGGCAAGATCCACTACCGGCTCGAAACGCCCCGGAACGGTGAACAAAACGCCGGCGCAGACTGGCAGCCCACCGCAGTCATGGAGCAAGCCTCCCAGGCTCTCCAGGACGCAGGGAAGCCACTGAGCTACAGAGCCATCAGTGCATGCGTCCGCGGCAAACAAACCACCATCAGGGCCGCCATTGACGAACTCATCCGCTTAGGCCACATCACCGTCACCCCCGGCCCCAGGAACTCAACACTCCACCAACTCATCAACCCCTACCCCGGGGAAACACTCACCGGCCTAAAAGCAGTGTGA
- a CDS encoding acyl-CoA thioesterase, with protein sequence MHLLLRTLVMLFTSARRSSLSIWDTSSLPLRVLPTDIDIAMHVNNGMYFSLMDLGRFDLMVRSGVWTKMRERGWSPVAAGETIAFRKSLQLWQRYAIESKIIGLDAKAIYFEQRMVVDGEIYARAYIATRLVRKGKPVSQAEILREFGEPPADMELPQWIHDWRETNALPGARRPAPHSWS encoded by the coding sequence ATGCACTTGCTTCTTCGCACTCTCGTGATGCTTTTTACCTCGGCCAGGCGTTCTTCCCTGAGTATCTGGGATACGTCCTCGCTTCCCCTGCGTGTGCTGCCCACGGACATAGACATCGCCATGCACGTCAACAACGGCATGTATTTTTCGCTGATGGACCTGGGCCGGTTCGATCTGATGGTGCGGAGCGGCGTCTGGACAAAGATGCGAGAGCGCGGCTGGAGCCCGGTGGCAGCCGGTGAGACCATCGCCTTCCGCAAGTCCCTGCAGCTGTGGCAGCGTTATGCCATCGAGTCCAAAATCATCGGGCTGGATGCCAAGGCCATCTATTTTGAGCAGCGCATGGTGGTGGACGGCGAAATCTACGCGCGGGCGTATATCGCTACCCGGCTGGTCCGTAAAGGAAAGCCTGTCAGTCAGGCGGAAATCCTCCGCGAGTTCGGCGAACCGCCGGCAGACATGGAGCTGCCCCAGTGGATTCACGACTGGCGCGAAACCAACGCCCTGCCAGGTGCCCGGCGGCCGGCCCCGCACTCGTGGAGCTGA